The following are encoded in a window of Candidatus Eisenbacteria bacterium genomic DNA:
- a CDS encoding polysaccharide deacetylase family protein yields MSRPLAVVSVDVDPVDLHLSGYGYKDVAPDALAYTTSLPRLAAVFAKAGIRATLFIIARDAAAHAEPLRKMVEAGHEIASHSLTHPLPLAKLPQDRLRAEVEDSRRALAAAAGTEIIGFRAPNWDVSSRVLEALASAGYRYDASILPTLLLIPGRWLIAVKSSDPAILRLTPWPMSLARLPHVRQTRSGSIAELPVSVTPGLLRFPMYHTVHYMVSMDRFRRQLDGFVARGEPFFYPLHAVDALGLSEDRIDPRLKTHPGMDRPLDAKLELLGASLTAIAERFEPVTYEEYLRRVPLAG; encoded by the coding sequence ATGAGCCGCCCGCTGGCGGTGGTCAGCGTGGACGTCGATCCGGTCGACCTCCACCTCAGCGGATACGGATACAAGGACGTCGCGCCCGACGCGCTCGCCTACACGACGTCGCTCCCCCGGCTCGCCGCGGTGTTCGCCAAGGCCGGCATCCGCGCCACGCTCTTCATCATCGCGCGCGACGCCGCGGCGCACGCCGAGCCTCTGCGCAAGATGGTCGAGGCCGGACACGAGATCGCCAGCCACTCGCTGACGCACCCGCTGCCGCTCGCCAAGCTTCCGCAGGACCGCCTGCGGGCCGAAGTCGAAGACTCGCGTCGCGCGCTGGCCGCGGCGGCCGGGACCGAGATCATCGGCTTTCGCGCGCCGAACTGGGACGTCTCGTCGCGTGTGCTCGAAGCCCTGGCCTCGGCCGGGTATCGCTACGACGCCTCGATCCTGCCCACGCTGCTGCTCATCCCCGGCCGCTGGCTGATCGCGGTCAAGTCCAGCGATCCCGCGATCCTCCGCCTGACGCCGTGGCCGATGTCGCTCGCGCGGCTGCCGCACGTGCGCCAAACCCGCTCGGGGTCGATCGCCGAGCTGCCGGTCTCGGTGACGCCGGGTCTCCTGCGCTTCCCGATGTACCACACCGTGCACTACATGGTGTCGATGGATCGCTTCCGCCGTCAGCTCGACGGCTTCGTCGCTCGCGGCGAGCCTTTCTTCTATCCGCTGCACGCGGTGGACGCGCTGGGCCTCTCTGAGGACCGCATCGATCCCCGGCTGAAGACCCACCCCGGCATGGATCGCCCGCTCGACGCGAAGCTCGAGCTGCTGGGGGCGTCGCTGACGGCGATCGCGGAGCGCTTCGAGCCGGTCACCTACGAAGAGTATCTGCGCCGCGTGCCGCTGGCGGGCTGA